Sequence from the Orcinus orca chromosome 11, mOrcOrc1.1, whole genome shotgun sequence genome:
TACCCCTCAGAGAGCGCGTGTGGAGAGAAAACACGGCCGTAAAGTGAGAAGTGATTGGACACGGGCTGGGCCAGCCCCACGTGGGTTCCAAGCTGACTACCCAGGTGTGtagataactttttctttttccactcttTGTAGGACCTACTAAATGAAGCCAAACAGAGGCTCAGCAAAGTGGTAAAAGATACGACCAGGTACCAGGTGCTGCTGGATGGACTGGTCCTCCAGGTAAGTTTGTAGGTCGGATGCACCACTGAGAGCCACGTCCCTGCAGAGTCGACAAGATGGGATAGAAGCCGGCTGTTTCCCCTGTGTTCTCATTTTAGCCCTTTTCCTCGTCTGGCCGGGAGATGTGTGGGAGGACGGTGCTGTCTGGCTGGCGGATGAGGCTGCTGTTGTCTCACTTGTCCTCTGTAACCTCCAGCTGTAAACTCTCCTGATTAAATTTTACCACTAAGTGCTTGCTTTAGATGCTGGGGTTCGGATCCCAGGCTGCGCACATTTGAACTGTTCGCTGTCCGGCTGTTAAGTACAATACTTGTCCTCAACCTAGTTGATGTAAGACTCCGTATGAATTTCATTCCATCACCAGAGCATTGGGTATATTTATCTGGTTTGTGATATGAAGATCTTGCCATGTTCTCATACTATGTAGGCCATCTTTGGGGGAACTTAATTAAACAAGAGGACTGCTTTCCCAAACTAGATGAAAGAGTTATGAAgacattttatttactgttgttttattttatagtttgcaGTTTTTACTAATGGTATCTGATTGTGCGTTAATAGGGTTTGTACCAGTTGTTGGAGCCCCGAATGATCATTCGTTGCAGGAAACAGGATTTCCCTCTGGTGAAGGTAGAGCTTGAagaaatcctttttctttttaaagatcaaaATGTTAGGGATGAAATGCATGCTGTAATAAATGACAGCTCAACTATGGGGACTAGAAGAGTCTTAACATGTTATAGATACTAACTTAAGTGTACCTGAgcctcttatttattttcttaaacaaatCAAGTTGCCATCTGAGTTAGTACCCTCCTCCCTTTCTGGAGAAAACAGTACCTACTGGATTGGAGCAGAGGATAGGCAATACCATCTAAATAAGAGAcagaggcggggggaggggcaggtggagaCCATGTTTAATGGAGACAGAGTTTCAGCTTGAGAAGGTGGAACGTTCTGGAGAGGGATGGTGGGAACAGTTGCACAACAATGAACGTACTTAaagccacagaactgtacacttaaagctGATCacgatggtaaatttcatgtgcATTTTACCGcagttttaaaaagcagtgaGCTGGGGGAAGTGGAGGTGTAGGACAGATGGAAGGGGGTTTCTCACGCTGCACTGCACTGTGTGTGGCGTGGAAGTCCCATCTTCGGACAGCACTGTAGGCTTCAGGAGACACGTGAGAATGTTTTCTTGAAGGAACTTTAGTCTTTTTCTGACACGATTACTAGTTGAACAGATTGACACATACATTGGGGCTCAGACAGTATCCGTGCTTTTGTgacgggcttatttcacttggcagtaatgtcttcagggttcattCACCTTGTAGCGTGtgtcaggatttctttctttaaggctgaattatatctatagaccacattttattgATTCACTTATGTGTTAATAAACACCTGGGTCGTCTCTACCTTTTGAGTATTGTgagcagtgctgctgtgaacacgggtgtacaaatatctgttgggTCTGTGCTTGTACTTCACTTGGATAAGTATCCAGAGGTAGACTTGCTGGATCCTGAGGTGATTCTGTGTTTGATTTTCGAGGGACTACGATACCATCTGCCACAGCGGCtgtaccgttttacattcccaccagcaacacgTCTGTTCTTTTACTTGAAAAATGCGTAGGAATATCTTTGTTTGTACAGACTGTTGGTTTTCTGGATACCTGCTCCATAGTTTCTGATAAAACctctgtgttttgtgtttttccagGCTGCGGTGCAGAAAGCAATCCCCGTGTACAAAATCGCCACCAAAAGAGACGCTGATGTCCACATTGACCAGGAGGCCTGCCTGCCTGAGGAAGTGTAAGGGGCGCCTCTGCTTTTAGCCCCTGGGCTGCTCTGGCCGCGCGAACGGCCGTCCGCCCGGCCTTGCGCATGTCCTCTGGGCGCCCCGGGCAGGATGGCGGTGTGGCCACCCAACGCGTGCCTCGTGCTGCCTCATGCTGGCGCCTGTCGGTCTCCCCCTTGTTAACCAGCTTCTTGTGGCTCAGCTTGCCTAGCAGCAGCATGGATTCTGTACCCAGAACTTGAACGTGGGTCCACGTGTGTCCTAGGTACTGAGAAAGGTGATCACTCCCTCTGACAAGGAAGTAGCCATGTCTGGCTGGCAGATCCCTTGGTGTGGAACGCCAGCACCCGTGGTGCTTCTGCTGAGTGCGGGGAGACTCGGCGTGGTTGGGAGGGGCGGTAGGAGCTCCTGGCCGGGGAGAGCCCGGGGCATGTTCCCTGTGCGCCTGCCCACTGGTCCACCCCACGGGCCAGCATTGCGGAGGCCTTGGGACACATGAATTTAGGATTGCAAGGCCTAGTTCTGAGTCCCGATTGGCCTGTTGCTCGCTGCAGGACCTCAAGCCCAAATCCCATCATCTGTAAGAGGGATCAATCTTGCTTGCTTCataaactgaggatcagagatagggtgtgtgtgtgacgGTGCTTTCAAGCTGAGGGCCTGTGGGAGCCTAAGCATTATTGAGCATTACTGTCAGATCGAGGTCTGCTTCTCCACTCTGCCAGGTGTTGGCCAGGTAGGGTTGGACTAGTTACTTAGTCTTCCTCATCTCTGACCTGGGATAACAGCACCCGCCTCACTGAGCTCTTGGAAGCTGAAGTGGGGTCGTGTCTGTGCAGCACTGACAGCAGGGCTCAGGATCCACAGTGACTCTGCTGGTGGGTAGTCGGCGTGTGGAGACCATGCGGGACTCGGCAGCTCCAGTCGGGACCACCGTGCCGGGTGCTTAGAGCAGCAGTCCCGTGCGTGCCCTACGTGTTTGAACGGAAGCAGGAGCGCTCGCACCCGAGGGGTACTTACGCAGGGACACCAGCCGTTTGCTGACAGGTCACTGGAGCCCGGTTCAGGCTCTGGGGCCACTTGAATTAGATGGTTCTGTTTTCAGAGCCTTTGAGATTCAGAATTGCAGGTGAAGGACTCTGCAGATTTAAACTGGAGTTTTATTCAGTAAATTGGTCCTTTTATCCACTCTTAAGCCTGTTTCCTGGTTTATAGGTCCCTGGGGAATAGGAGACACGGAAGGGCCTGGACTTGGCGTTCAGGAGTGCCTGGTGCACAGCAGACACCCCCCTTCCCCTGCTGCCCGCGTGGGGACAGGGGCTGTTcagagaaacaaagaggaaatgggggaggaggatggagtaagaaaataatattcaCGTCAGAGCCCTTTGAAATTTTCTAGAGAAAATTTGCAAAATTTTTCCCAGCCTTTGCCTCAGAGCCTGcttatttcaagaaatattttgtaaaaagtaGAATTGTAATGTAGCAAAATAATTTCATACCTGAGGCTCCTTGTAGTAGGATGTGACCTATCGGCCTTGCACCACTGAGGACTGGGTTTGGCACCTGCTGGGATGGAGCCTTTTATCTGAGACACAGGCACTGAGGAGGACTGCCTGTCAGCACCCCTGGTCCCTGCAGCACTGGCCTTTAAGAAGCATTCAGATGAGGACTGTATGTATTGATCTGCAAACTGGGACGCAGTCTTCCCCCTTTTCGTCCAGTTGGGGAGGGCTGGCTGTTAGAGTAAGGTGAAAGCAGATTGGCGCATAGTCGCTTGGTAACGAGTTGTGATCGGCCTCCTCACCTTGAAGCTTCAGAAGCCTCTGAATCAGTGTCAGACTTGTTGCGCGTGTTTACTGCCCCAAGAGTGCTGAGGCCATCCACACGCCAAGACAGCTGCTCTCCAAGGGGGGAAGGTAATTGCACCACGTGGGTCTGTTTCCCTCAAATCTATGAACGTTGTTTCCGGTGTTCTTTGTAGAGCTGGCGGGGTAGAGATCTACAACGGGGATCGCAAAATCAAGGTCTCCAATACCCTCGAAAGCCGGCTGGACCTCATAGCCCAGCAGGTGAGTGTGGGGACACGTCTCATCAGTTAGTTGGCCTGTGGTTACCTTGAGGAGGTGCTGCGGAGAACATGTCAATTGGCCGTATTTGGACTTCATTGATTCTTTCTACGttttttgacattttcttaaaaGGAGCAGGGATTCAGGCATTTAGTGCCATTTGCTGGGAGGATATGTTTACATGAGGGTGGCCTTGGGGTCAGAACGAGGGCTTTgtgtgtctggtttttttttttgtttttttttttgcggtacgcgggcctctcactgttgtggcctctcccgttgcggagcacaggctccggacgcgcaggctcagcggccgtggctcacgggcccagccgctccgcggcatgtgggatcttcccggaccagggcacgaacccgtgtcccctgcatcggcaggcggactctcaaccactgcgccaccagggaagccctgtgtctagGATTTTAATGTATCTATTTTACTGCATGTGGAGATGCTGACCCAAAGCCCCAGAACCCCAAGCCGCAGCAGGAATGATGGAAAGTCAAGCAACTGCTCTTAAAGGAATTGCCACAGGGCGCCAGGCTCTTCAGGTGTTTCCGGGTTTGCAGGAAACCAGCCAGAAAACTTGAGTTGTCCCGAGTGCGGGGCCTCTTCCAGGGGTGTGGTCTGCTGCCCCGACCTTGACCGGCGTCTTCTGGTAACTTACACCTCAGAGCCATGCTACCCACCAGCCACACGTGGCTAATTAACTAAAGCTAGGTAAGGTGCGCAGTTTGCCGCCTCAGTTGCACTGGCCGCACGTGGCTGGTGGCTGCGTCCCGAGGTTGAGTGCTTGGGCTTTTCCAGTTGCTGCGGCGCGCCTCAGCACAGACCTGTGCTGTCAGCTTTCCACCCGGCGTGCGCTCAGCACCCGTTGAAAGAACGAGTGTAGGTGCTCCAGAACGTCGCCTCTTCTCCCCATATCGGAGTGGGACGGAAGCTTGAGACGGCCATGGCGCCCGTCATTGGTTCTCTTTCCCCCTAAGCAGTGGCCTTAAGCCCACGTTTGCGATCGCCGAGTCTCTTGGTCGGACTCGGGCGGTGCTTGGCCAACTACTGGGCTTCGTGACTTCGGGGCGGGGTTGAGGCGCGGGGGACGGCGCCGCCTCACGCGGGAGCTTCTTTCTTCACAGATGATGCCCGAAGTGCGGGGAGCCTTGTTTGGGGCAAATGCCAACAGGAAGTTTTTGGACTAAGCCTGAGGGAGGTGGCGTCCACCCACTGCGTGATGTGGACGTTTCTGACAGTTGAAGAGACAAGATGGCCTGCGTAGCTTCCTCTTTGCTGTCCTCCTGTCCTGTCCTGCATCTATCGGTGGAAGCCCTGCTGTAGCTAACACCCCGGCTGGTGGGGACCAACGGGCGAGAGTCTCACTTAGTACGATCAGGAAACCTTCCTCTAGCTTGTCTCAAAGTAACACAACTTCCCGCTGTTCTGCAGCACAGAGGCGAGGGGTCAGGTGGTGGGTGCATGAgtgtccccaggcctcctgctctCCTGGGGTCCAGCCTCGGGGGGGCAGAGTggtgggctctggggtcaggTCTCCACTCTTTGGGCTTCAAGTGCATGTGGGGCCTCATTTcttccagcagcagcagcttcaCTGTTAACCTGTTTGGGCCTAGAAATGTCTATAAATGTGATTTAAGATCTAAGCCGTGAATatgctttatttattaaaatgtaacacGTACGTGGATGTCACTGATTTATTACACAAGGTGCTCGCTGCAGGTTGTGGTTTGAGAGGGTGAAGTTCTCGGGAATCTGGAAAGAGGAAGCATTTTCCAAACCCCTGGAGCATTTGCGGGTTGACAGCCATCAGCAGTTGAAACCACGAACCCTCTCTGTGTCCCTCAGGCGCATCTGCCACTTTCTACCAAAGCCTCACCTAGAGGCGCCCTCCCAGCCCCTTAAGACTGTCCGCACACAGGTGTTCCCTTCCTTCCCGGGCCCCAGAGCACCTGACAGTCATGTGGGCCCGGTCCCCGCAGAAGGGCCTGGACTACTCTCCCAGGCCCGACCCTGCAGCCCTGCCCGGTTCTGCCATCCTGAGTTTGAACATCCTAGAAGAGCACAGAGGCCCCTTGGGGAGCCGTCCCTCTGGCCTTGGGTTCCTCTCCCTGTTCCCTGGGGCCCTTCTGTGTCCAGCTTGGGGAGAGGCCTCACCTGAGGAGGGCGGCTCTCAGCCCCCAGTAGAGCCCCACCAGGCCCTGGGTGCGGAGCAGCTCGCTGGCGATGAGGGCCGCGGCCGGGCGCCTGCCGGGGGAAAGGGGGCCCCGCGGGGCAGGGCTGGCAGCGGAACCCTGGCCGCGGGCTGCGGGGAGGGAAGGCAGCCCCTCGGGCCCCGCCCTTCCTAGAGCTGAGGGTTGTCCTAAGGTGAGGACATCAGTTCTTGGCTCCAGGGAGCTCTCTCTCGGGTCTATATTATCTAATTAATAGGATGTCCCTGCTGCTTAGGCTGCTTCCCAAGGGCACGGCCACTGCCTGCCCGGCTTTCTTTATAGGAAACTGGTAGGACCCCCTCCGCCAATTCCTTATCCTCCTGTTAAAACTGTGTTTTTGATCCTCCTTCCATTCCTCAACCATCTCTAAACTTATCTGCATAGTTTCACGGGACTTGTACTTTGGGACGCAGGAATCGCCGTATATCTTCTGCGTAATTTGTAGACCAGCAAATTATCTTTGTTCAAAAACTGCCCTTCAGACTTACTTAAGGGGCGCCTCCTTTCTCTAGAATTCCAAGACTAGGGGAACATGTCCCATTTTATGGAATTAGGTTCTTCAGACGTCAACCCTTTTTAGTGGAGTAATTCAGAGCACATGATCTGATGAGTTAAGCATCTAATAAACAGAACCGAGTTTTTCCCCTGAAAATTGGTTATTGATGCAAGCGTGTTGAATGTGGGTGAGTCTCATTAATGACCACAGCATTCGATGCACTGAAGTTGtgtgaatattaattttttaaattctcagtgTTTGAGACACTTGGCCTAGATTTTAAGCCCTAAAAGGAAGCTACTTCTTGCCTCAATTTTGACTGGTATCCAGCAGAGAAACAATGCATACTAAGAAGGTACTTGTTGCCCCTTTTACCATATTTCATAGGGTAGAAATCTAGGCACAGGTCTCAAACGAGTAGCTTTAAGAAGGTGGTCAATCAGTGAACATTATTTTCCGCATGGTCTGCCTTAGGTGTACATAATTTACCCATCCATCCATATcctgagttttacttctttttgagTGTTGGAGGAGAACTAAGACTTCTCGTCCAGGTTGAAAAACGAGACGTGACAGAACCTTACCCTTTGCAGATCAAAACACAGCAGGGGCTTCCATTGTCTGGACTTCACTCTCTCCGCAGTTGTTTGCTTCAGGCTGGTCTGATCCAGCCTGGAAACCTGGCTAAATTCCAGCTCAGCATGTGTGGCCAGCTGGTTGGAGGGGAGACGCACACCCAAGGCCTCACAGGTGCTGTGTCAGTCCCGTGGCTGACACGCCTCGCCCTGGGGAGACACCCTCTGTGCCCCCCGCTGGCCTCCTTTCATGGGACACACCCCTGTCCTCGATAGATGCTTTGATACCTGACCAGTGTGTCTTTGAGAGGACCCAGATTTAGGAAAGGGCCAAACTCCTTTTccagagaaaagcaaaagaatagGAATGGCCCTCTTCTCCCTTTCACTGCCGTCCCACGGAAGGCCAGCTTCCATAGCAACACTGAAGTGTGCATGAGCAGGCCACTGACGTTGCTTAAAATCTTTAGGAAATCGGGCCTACATGTTAAGGCAGCAGGACAGAGGTAACAGGGAAACATTCTCTCCCCCTCCAGAACTGAGTCTCATCCCTGCTGTTTGTCCTACAGCTGGAGGTGTTGAAATCCACAAAATAAAGACTTCTACTGACCTGGAGCGCTGACTGGGTCACAGTCTGGCGGATGAGTGAGAACGTGGGGAAATCTGTTCTGACAGCCCCTTATCGATCCTGCGCGAAGGTGGGAGAGGCCTCACCCAGGCGCCCAGCACGCTGCAGCTGAATCTTGAGCATTTCCAGGGGACAGGTGACCACCGCCTGGCACAGCCCAGCTCCACACCCGGCGAGCATCACCAGCTTCAGATTCCGCTGTGCCCTGTGGGCCGGAGTCAGGCTCCCTCGGCCACAGGCAGCCCTGCTGCCCCACCCTGGCCCGTCTACCCTCCCCTAGGTATTTAGTCCCCCTGGGCTGGCTGCCACTCACCCCACTGCGTAAGTAGTCAAGCTCAGTCTCCTTAATGACAAGAGACTAAATTTAAAACAGGCTGCCAGGGAGGCTGAGACCAGGACCATGAAACAACCCATTGCAGGACTGCTTCCTTCCTGATCCCCCAACAACTGTCACTGTCACTGGGGCaacgggaagcacagagagaactACAAAGTGTCTGCAGTTGATCTGTTTCAATTCatcagcataaaaacagacacagaaagatgGACCAGAAtccagagcccagaaatgaactccTGCATAGACAGTCACCTAATGTTCGCCAGGGAAGCCAGGGATACTCGATGGAGAAGTGACAGCCTCTTCAAGGAACGGTGCTGGGAAAATAAACTCCTGCATAGATGGTCACCTAATGTTCGCCAGGGAAGCCAGGGATACTCGATGGAGAAGTGACAGCCTCTTCAAGGAACGGTGCTGGGAAAATAAACTCTTGCATAGATGGTCACCTAATGTTCGCCAGGGAAGCCAGGGATACTCGATGGAGAAGTGACAGCCTCTTCAAGgaacggtgctgggaaaactggatattcacatggaAAAGAACGGAACTAGACCtctatcttataccactcacgAAACTATCAAAGTGGATTAAGGACTTACATGTGAGACCTGAGATCATTAAACTCCCAACAGCGGGAGAAGTTCCTTGACATCGgtcacctaaagcacaagcaagaaaagcaaaaataaactaaaaagcttcttcacagcaaaggaaaccatcaacaaaatgaaaaggtagcctactgaatgggggaaaataattgcaaaaatatacctgataaggggctaatatccaaaacatacagagaactcatacaactcaatagcaaaaaaaaatcccaaataatccaatttaaaaatgggcaaaggacctgaatggacattttctgaagaagatattcaaatggccaacagatacgtgaaaaaatgctcagtgtaattaatcatcagggaaatgcaaatcaaaacctctcggctatcacctcacaccaattagactGGCCATCACCAAAGACAACAAATACCAAAAgttggtgaggacatggagaagagggagccctcatgcactgctggtgggagtttAAGTTgggtattttcccaaagaaaacaaaaacagtaattcaaaaagacttaTGCACCCCtgcgttcatagcagcattatttacagtagccaagacgtggcaacaaccaaagtgtccatggatggacgaatgaataaagaagacgtggtgtatatctatttatttattacatacagtggaatactactcagccatttaaaaacaagaaggaaTTCTTGTCAtgtgcaacaacttggatggaccctgagggcattacactaagtgagataaatcacacagaaagagacaaatactatatgatctcactcatgcgtggaatctataaaaatgcaAACTCATAGAAGAAGAGTTTGGATTTGCGGTTCCCAGAGGCAGAAGAtggggactgagtgaactggGTGAAACGGTGCAGAGCTGCAGTTACAAGGTCAGTGCGTCCTGGGGACATGATGCACAGTATGGTGACTGGAGTTAACGACACCGCTGTGTATGTGAGGgtttgctaagagagcagatcccaggagttctcatcacaagaaacacatctttgtaaaaaacaaaagggtacttccctggtggtccaatggttaagactctgtgctgccaatgcagggggcccaggtttgatccctgctcagggaactagagcccacatgcaagctacaactaaggagccggcgtgccacaactaagacccagcgcaaataaatattttagaaaataaaagaactcttaaaaaaaacATCTTTGTTAACTCTGTGAGCGGATGGGTGTTAACTGacatcattttgcagtatatggATGTCAGGTCGGCAGGCTGAACACCTTAAAGGTACCCAGTGCTGAACATCAGTTGCcctcaataaaactgaacaaGGAATCCGTCTGcaaagccaccgcgatgagaagcccgcgcaccgcgacgcaGAGcagccctgctcaccgcaaccagagagagcccgcgcgcaacaacgaagacccaacgcagccaaaaataaataatttatttaaaaaaaaaaaatcgtctgCTGGTTGATGACGGAGCATATAGATCCTATACGGCCTGTCTTTCCAGGTTAGAAATCACCTTCCATCTGCCAAACCACACCAGCGCTCAGCCACCTATGCACATTTACACACTTGCTGACAGGTGAGCCAACGCGTGGTTGCCACCCGCTCCCGCCACCTTCCAGAAAAGAGCGCGATGCACCCGTCCTCCAGGAGCTGCTGCCGGAAGTCACTGGCTGCCAGCTTGATGGCCTTCTCTGGGGTGACCACGGTCAGGTTCACCGCAGCTCCTGGAAGGAAACCGCGAGGGTGGGGCGTCTGCAGCCATAgggacccctcccccagccagtgAGCTTCCGGGATGAGTGAGGCCCCTGGGAGTCGGGGGGCTCCTCTGCCTATTTCACAGAAACGCCCTCTCTTTTCTGCTGCCCCGCTAGGACTGCGTGTGCCCAACGGCTCCTTCGTGCACTTCCCACAAGTCACCTGCGTCTTGTTCGTGCCACCCACCCCCCGACAAGTGACCAGTTCCCCAAATTCAGCCTGATCGCGAGGTCCTGCGGGGCAGGGCTGGCAGCCGTGTGGGTCCCAGGGCTTTGCCTTTACGCTCAGGGCCACTGGTGCATCAGCCCCTCTCAATCCAGCCTCGTGTCCATCTTGCAAGGCTCGACAGCCACGGTGTGCGGCCCTGGCTGGGGACACTGCGGGGGCGGGACCAGCAGGGGCTGGTGCCGGGGAGGAGCCCCTCCCTCTGCAGCTGTCCCGGCTCTGGGGCGGGGGGAGCAGAGAAGGTGAGGCTCACTGGCCTCCACCGCCACACACAGTGGTACCAGGACGGGGCCCCCGCGCCTCACCACATGCAAACGTGTTCCCGCTCCCCTCGCAGAAGCAAGGTCAAGCCCCCCAAGTTTGTGCCAACCCGGGTCCTGAGGAGCCCGCTTTGGTTCGTGCCCAGGAAGCCCTCCCCCCGAGCTGTCTTCCCCGGCAGCCCACTGCCGTGGAGGCGGAGGCCAGCAAGGTCAGGGTGAGCAGGCAGCCGCCTCACCCTGCCCAGGCCTGCGGGGCCCCGCACGCCGACGCACCCCTGGCCCCCAACATCCATTCCTTTGTAGATTTCCCGTCCACGCTGGTTCTGTAGCCGAGCCTCGGCCAAGTCGATGGGAAACACATGGGTCACCCCCAGGAGCCCTGGCACGCCTCCGTTGATGAGCGTTGCTGTGACACTAGGCCCGGGGTCGGGGGTGGGCACAGTGGGGGAGGCTGGCCGCACAGCCAGGATGGGACCAGGGGACGGAGGGCAGGACGGAGCGGGGAATGGGCACGAGAGGCTCCTCGGCCCCTGCCCCACAGGAGTTCAGAGGCCCCTCTCCTCGGCCCGACCAACCCTGCAGGGCGAAAGCACCGCCCCCAGCCCCACGGGGAGCCAGGAGGCCGGGCGGGGGCTTCTGGGAGGGAGGCCAGCTCCGCACCCAGGGGGTTCAGCTCCTTCAGGGCTGCCTCCGGGCTCTCTGGCCGGTCCCCACCCTGGAACCACGTGTAAAAgtttcaaatgatttttcaagCAGTTTTATTTCCAGCTTAAGGTCAGGACTGAGTGTGAATCCTGGCCGTGCTGTTTGCTTCAAGCAGTCACCTGCCTCTGATCTCTCACCCCCAGTCCCCCAGGTGAGGCTGGCCTCACTCCAGGGTTTGTGAGGATAAAGAGGTTATGTGTTTGGTAAATGAGAGCCACAATCAACAATAAGAACACACGCTTCTGATAAAGGAAGAGAACCAGGGTTAGAGCTTGAGATGATCTGATTGtggccaaaaggaaagaaagtcacACTATATACATCGTGAGGTCCCTCGTCCTTGAGTTTGGGAgactgaaaatggaaaacaaggCTCCTCGGAACCTAGCACAGAGTCCCTCTGTCTCAGGCAGAGGCAGATCCTTGGAGGCAGATTACCTGAGAGAGGATAACAGGACGTTTTTCTCAGGAGTGGACCTTGATAAACAAGCCAGAAACTGAGGCAACAAACAGACTGTGACTTAAGTTTTGCAGCCTGAGAAGATGCAGGGCCAACAATTACCAGTTCCATGGCGTCCAGGGCACCGGGGGACAGATGCTCTCCTTGGGACCGGGAAGGGAAGCCGTTCACCTCAAATCCTGGTCGGAGATCGTCGGGAAGCTCCCAGGGCCGCGGCTCCAGAGCAGGGGGAGGTCAGTCGCCTGGGAACCCGTGCCAGCTGCCCACGTGCTCAGTCCGCTCTCTTCCTGGACCTCTTGGGCCTTGGGATCAAAAGGTCAGAAGAAAGCGGGTGAGGATGCTGGCGCTGGGAGTCCCAGCATCTGGAAGGCCCGTCCTCGTTCCCGGGCAGCCGACACGGCTCAAGCGTCTCCAGCGATTTTGttttggggaagaaaagagatCAGCATCTCTCTTGGTGTGTATTGTCCCTTTCGGGAAAAATGGACTGAGTGCTAGGCGCTGGGTGCCCCAGGTCCGGGCGAGAACGCTGGTTATCAGGAGCCGCACGTGAAGAAGGAGACAGGCGGTAGCCAAAGCAAATCCTGGGGGACAGCCAGTGACCTGCCTCTGCCCAGAAAGACGCAGCAGGGAAGGCGGAGACTCCGGGACGGGGAAAAGGCGACCTGAGGCCCCAGAGGGCATGAGGGCGAGGGCTGCGGGTGTCCGGGAAGAGCATCCAGTGGGGCAGGCGCCGTCCCTGCGAGCAGGGACACCGAGTCACGGAGGTGGCGGGGCCGAGGCCTGACCTCCTGAGGCCTCTTGCCTTTGGCTTTTCTTCTGAAAGAGTCCACTGAAGAGTGCTGAGTCTCAAGGTGACGGGACGACCGGCCGCTGCGTGGAGAGCAGATGGCGAAGGTCAGAGGTGAGGGCGGACAGAGAGGATCCAGGCTGCACGGGaaggtgggcggggggggggggggtcggaGCTGGGACAGGGAGGCTGCAGGCACCAGGTCTGAGCGCTGGCAACATGGGAAACTGGGTCTGTGGGAGGAACAGGGCTGGAGGAGACTGGTGGGGGGGATGCTCGATCCCTGCCCTCAGGATCCCTCAGCAAACGAGGTCATTAGCACTGGTTTGCAGTGCTCCGGCCCCAGAGCCTTCATCATCCCCGACATCAGCAAAGGGACTGAGCATCTGCCAACCGCAGACCCGGGCCTGGagttggggagaggagggggccgGCGCCAGACTGCAGCCTTAGGAGCCCTAAGGCCAGGAGATTCGTGTCCTGGCCGTCCTTCCAGACGCTTGCTAAGCTGTGGAGAGGACGTGTTGAATTCCAG
This genomic interval carries:
- the ATP6V1E1 gene encoding V-type proton ATPase subunit E 1; translated protein: MALSDADVQKQIKHMMAFIEQEANEKAEEIDAKAEEEFNIEKGRLVQTQRLKIMEYYEKKEKQIEQQKKIQMSNLMNQARLKVLRARDDLITDLLNEAKQRLSKVVKDTTRYQVLLDGLVLQGLYQLLEPRMIIRCRKQDFPLVKAAVQKAIPVYKIATKRDADVHIDQEACLPEEVAGGVEIYNGDRKIKVSNTLESRLDLIAQQMMPEVRGALFGANANRKFLD